The following are from one region of the Paenibacillus sp. KS-LC4 genome:
- a CDS encoding endospore germination permease, with the protein MIKEKINGNQIFWLISTMQIGMTILLTINPSIAVAKQDAWLSIAISTLFSMALAYVLSRISLLYPGDTLVNYAPKIVGKFLGHTIILLYFIYWYTVMAIILRQYADFMIGTILPLTPILVPIIGMLLVAAYVSFAGIEVLARCSEVFGPLVLLGIMMPLLLNMSQIKINNLLPFMADGSPLTLLKGALPTASFLGDNILLMMILPFLSKPSEGTKSAVLGSIVAGLFTLLSAMECIAIFGYSTSSRQTYPFLNLVRFISFGFLQNLDAIVVAIWIMGIFIKVSLYLFVAAYGSAQWFGVKRWRMFIFIAAPVALILAMLPRNFVDSSILYPKLVAVPFNLPFLFILLPLLLWIVGIIRSKNKKKSKPDSH; encoded by the coding sequence ATGATTAAAGAGAAAATCAACGGTAATCAAATTTTCTGGCTGATATCCACCATGCAGATCGGCATGACCATCTTGCTGACCATCAATCCTTCCATTGCCGTCGCCAAGCAGGATGCATGGTTATCCATTGCCATCTCTACGTTGTTCTCCATGGCTCTTGCCTATGTGCTGTCACGCATAAGCCTTTTGTATCCTGGCGATACTCTAGTCAACTATGCACCGAAAATAGTAGGCAAGTTTCTTGGGCACACGATCATTTTGTTGTATTTCATTTATTGGTATACGGTGATGGCCATTATTTTACGGCAGTATGCTGATTTCATGATTGGCACCATTTTGCCGCTCACGCCCATCCTCGTTCCGATTATTGGCATGCTCCTTGTGGCAGCCTATGTTTCCTTTGCAGGAATTGAGGTGCTTGCAAGGTGCAGCGAGGTATTCGGCCCCTTAGTGCTGCTTGGCATTATGATGCCGCTTCTGCTAAATATGTCGCAAATTAAAATAAACAATTTACTGCCGTTTATGGCCGATGGCAGCCCGCTTACGCTGCTCAAGGGCGCGCTGCCTACCGCTTCCTTTCTAGGTGACAATATTCTGCTGATGATGATTCTTCCCTTCCTCTCGAAGCCGAGCGAGGGGACAAAAAGCGCTGTACTCGGGTCCATAGTCGCTGGATTATTTACATTGCTTTCCGCAATGGAGTGCATCGCCATCTTCGGCTACTCGACATCCTCTCGACAAACCTATCCGTTTCTCAATCTGGTTCGCTTCATTTCCTTCGGCTTTTTGCAAAATCTTGATGCCATCGTCGTCGCCATCTGGATTATGGGTATTTTCATTAAAGTATCGTTGTATTTGTTCGTTGCCGCTTACGGCAGCGCCCAATGGTTCGGAGTGAAGCGCTGGCGAATGTTCATCTTTATCGCTGCCCCCGTCGCGCTTATACTTGCGATGCTGCCGCGCAATTTTGTTGATAGCTCCATCCTTTACCCTAAGCTCGTCGCCGTACCTTTTAATTTGCCCTTCCTATTTATTTTACTGCCGCTGCTGCTGTGGATTGTAGGTATAATTCGCAGTAAAAACAAAAAGAAAAGCAAACCTGACAGTCATTAA
- a CDS encoding Ger(x)C family spore germination protein: MIQMLRLKLFILVALLLSLVLGGCWDRKEINDLALVTGVAIDKKDDKLIEVSVQIFIPQGSTQGTQGASEAPGGTGTTFVQSAHGENIADALSQLQQKFSRKIFWGHAEVFIFGEAKVKQGLKEDMDFLMRDSEPRERAFVFVSKGKAKKILEHHSILERNTSEVLREMANNKTSITSSMAHLSEMLEDDSKTALLPWVELMSPPKKDDPARSVGYITGTAILHNGKLVGVADNRVTRGILWIMNEMDNAIITIQPEGASGTISVQLLRNRSSMKPSYQDGKWTMTIHVSCKNQLLQNTSDINLTESSDSLKKIEGQLERNIEERISLAVAKAKKSYKADIFNFAGAYHRSYPRLWKQNQKDWDAIFPQIKVIVKAKAEILRPGMFNTQESK, translated from the coding sequence ATGATTCAGATGCTGCGTTTGAAGCTGTTTATTCTAGTAGCGCTGCTGCTTAGTCTAGTACTCGGCGGATGCTGGGATCGCAAGGAAATCAATGATTTAGCGCTTGTGACGGGGGTAGCGATTGACAAGAAGGACGACAAGCTCATCGAGGTGAGCGTGCAAATCTTCATTCCCCAAGGCTCTACGCAAGGAACACAGGGTGCCAGCGAGGCGCCGGGAGGAACCGGCACCACCTTCGTACAATCGGCTCATGGTGAAAATATTGCCGATGCGCTATCTCAGCTTCAGCAAAAGTTTTCACGCAAAATCTTTTGGGGACATGCCGAGGTATTCATCTTTGGCGAGGCCAAGGTCAAGCAAGGCTTAAAGGAGGATATGGACTTTCTGATGCGGGATTCAGAGCCCCGTGAGCGGGCATTTGTCTTCGTCAGCAAAGGGAAAGCCAAAAAAATTTTGGAGCATCACTCGATATTGGAGCGGAATACATCGGAGGTATTGCGGGAGATGGCGAACAATAAAACGAGCATCACGTCATCTATGGCTCATTTGTCTGAAATGCTTGAGGATGATAGCAAAACCGCCTTACTGCCTTGGGTAGAGCTAATGTCTCCACCGAAAAAAGACGATCCAGCGCGCAGTGTCGGCTACATAACCGGGACTGCCATCTTGCATAATGGCAAGCTGGTAGGTGTTGCTGACAATCGGGTAACCAGAGGCATTTTGTGGATTATGAATGAAATGGACAATGCCATTATTACGATCCAGCCAGAGGGAGCCAGCGGTACGATCTCAGTTCAACTGCTAAGGAACCGCTCATCTATGAAGCCGAGCTATCAAGACGGCAAATGGACAATGACGATTCACGTCTCCTGTAAAAATCAGCTGCTGCAAAACACATCGGACATCAATTTGACCGAAAGCAGCGATAGCCTGAAAAAAATCGAGGGACAGCTTGAACGCAATATTGAAGAGCGCATAAGCTTGGCGGTTGCCAAAGCTAAAAAAAGCTATAAGGCGGACATATTCAACTTTGCCGGAGCCTACCATCGCAGCTATCCGCGCCTATGGAAGCAAAACCAGAAGGATTGGGATGCGATTTTCCCTCAAATAAAAGTCATTGTTAAAGCTAAAGCAGAAATTTTGCGCCCGGGTATGTTCAACACCCAAGAATCCAAGTAG